GCGGTATGTATTTAACTTGTTTCATTACATAACAATGTCTAATAAAATTCCGCCATTATACAATATTGATTCTTTTTCAGTTCGAAACCATGGCTTTTGGGAGCACTGCCATGTGCGGAGGGGACAGTTTCTGGTTCTGGGTAATTTCATCTATACCATTTTATGGAGCTACATGGGAACAGTAAGTAATCAAAAGTGTAATTTAGTTTTGTATTTTGTATTCCTTCTAAGAAATCCTGCCATACACTTTGCAGTTCTTCAATTACTTGGTTTATTCTATAGAGggtttataaattttgttttcaatctctttttatCAAACTTTATTCAATGTTAGATAATTTTTTGAAAGGATTTTGTGATAATTTCGTGATTTATATTTGAGGTATTCTAAATATTCTGTTTGATATGTATTCCTCTTGAATGTCTCCATCCTTTctacataaaattttagaaggGAGTTTCTAATGTGGTTTTTGTAGCATGCAGTGGAAGGTTCTTTTACCAATGCTGATACTTCTGTTGTGTCATTTTCTGCAGCTATTTCACCAATGCACTTATCCTTCCTGTTGTCAATGGGCCGACTGAGGGTCTTGCGCTGATATATGGATTGCACTTTATGACAGCAATTGTTGGTATGTTTCTTCACTCGATGTTATGGGGGTGCCTTTGACAGTCTGTACTAAACCTTTATATTACTTGTGTTCCacgtataaaaaatttgaaacttcttttgaattcttttcttctattattattgtttttcacGTTTTATAATTGCTTACCTTTTTCCCCTCAAGGTGCCCAGTGGTGGGCTCAGCCATTTCAGCAATCGATACCCTTCTTGAGTTGGATACCTTATGTTAATGGTAAGTTCTTTGTTTAAGAAAGGGTTAGCACCTTATATTGGATTTCTTGTTGCTTTTGCCATTTTTCTTTGACCATTTTATTACTtactcacctttttttttttccagaaCTTCCAACATATAAAGCTGCTGTGTATTTGTTGACACCAATTGCTATTTTACCTACAGTGGCTTGCAAGTAAGCGGTTATCTGCATcctaaatggtcaaattttacTTCAGCTTTCATGGCTGAAGCTTCTTATAATTTCTATTTGGCACTCTTGTAGTTTCATGCTAGTGCTTTGAATTACTTATTCTTTGACCTTTTGTGGAAAACTGTCCACTTTAGTAGTCCAATGTGAGAGCTGAAGCTTCTCATGCTTTCATTTTTGCCTTCTTGTTGGCTTGTAGCCTTATACTAGAGCTATGGATTATTAGGCTGAGTTAAATGATAATGCAGAGGCCAAGGTTTCTATGCATGAGACCACCTCGTTTTAGTCCATCCtgcatttattttttgttcataGTACTGCTGTCTTTTAGTGTCCGCATAAGCTTCTCTTATGTACTTGTATGGTTGTATTGCAGTATAAGCAATGTCCATAAGGTCGTTAAGGCAAGAAAAGGAAGCATGTTACTGGCATTAGCAATGGTAATTCTGTAAATTCTGTGTTTCTTTCTTCCTTCCATGTATGCTTAAATGATTAATCGGTGTTTTTTGTTCTTCCTTGTCAGCTTTATCCTTTTGTTGTACTCATGGGAGGAGTGCTCATTTGGTAATTTGAGTTTGTCCTCTTTTCTTGTAACAACGTTCACCTTCTTTCTTTATTCTATTGTTGCATTTGGCCTTACATGGACTTTAttcctgttttttttttttgttcttgccATGAAGGGATCATCTGTCGCCCTCTGATGTTATGGGAAATTATCCACATTTAGTTATACTGGGAACAGGACTTGCATTTGGGTTCCTTGTGGTAAGGTTTGCTTGTCTGTTGATGAGAATCTTCTAATACTTTTGAATTcctagtttgtgaaaaaaaaaaaacaaattgatatCCAGTgatttaaattctttaatgTGCCTTGTACTCTTCGTGACTGGAATCAGTATCTTTAAATGAAAATGGTTTTGACAGGGACGGATGATTTTGGCTCACCTGTGTGATGAACCCAAGGGACTGAAAACTAACATGTGCATGGTAAGTAgcattgttataaaaaaatgggaaaaatgaatgttatttttatttcatctttaaCTACATTTTTTATGGACCTGATTACATGGTTACAAAATGGTTTACTGTTCTCTATTTATTTGCAGTCACTCTTGTATCTTCCATTGGCAATTGCAAATGCTCTTACAGCAAGATTAAATGATGGGTAAGTGTGCTGGATTTCGATTTCTAACCACAATTGCAGTTCCAGTTTTAGCCGTTGTTTCTGAAGAACATGAATCTAATCTTATTTTTCTGCAGTGTTCCTTTAGTTGATGAGTTTTTGGTTCTTCTTGGTTACTGTGTATTTACAGGTACGACCACTGTCATTTTAGTTTGGaagtaaacaaatattttactCTTAAGCGGTTTTGTTCATACATCGATTTAATGTTGAACTGATTTTGGTATCGAGATTGAGAtcttttcttttgatgtttCTTTAACATATCGATTTGTATGCTGTAACATTTTTTTGCCTAACATTTCTCTCGTGTTTTTTGGTCAAATAGGATCCCTCTACTGTCACTTTTCCACATCAGTTATCCATGAAATCACGACAGCTTTGGGAATTTATTGCTTTAGGTGAGGAATACTTTACTGTCCATCATGGAATGTACTTTGCAGTGATCTAAATGGCCCTCATAAAATAAGGTTTTAAGGCTCCTAAAGTGTAGCAAACATTAGTCGCCTGCTCTCTGCACTTTCTTTTCTTCGGGTCCGTTTCTGCGAAAATTCAGTGTTCTAATCATAGTATTCCTTGCTTAAAATAACAGGATAACTCGGAAAGAAGCTTAAACATCGATGATGCTTATCTGGGGTAATATTATTCTTAACTGTGATTATAAGATCACGATTAGTTGCAGAGTTGAAGTTTCTGACACTTGTTTTTCATAAATGATGTGGTTCATACAGGTGCGGAATCGGAGCACTGGCATAGTGATTCAATATGTTAGCAAATTCATTGTGATGTATACATTGATGATTGATCTTTATATAAATCTAGTTCCAGTTCCAAACCAttgatataaatgatttattgaaAGATTAGGGAAATTTTGTTATGTAAAACTCTTTTCATCTATGACTTGAATGTATGAATACAATTGAAGTTTTTGTATCATATACTGCAAAGAAAAAAGAGGTGCATGCTAGGGTGCTTGCATTTGCGTATAATGTAGCACCTCGATGGGAACCGTTGCCAAAAATTgtctttttatcaaaattgtcaatatcatttcaatttttatcattaaatgaaaagtaatttttatttcaacaacattaaatgacagtacttattttttaaagaatccttctgcttttattgattttttttttttaaagttagacTGTAATTTTACTTGACAcgattaaataaagttaaaaggttaaaaagtctcctaataaaaaatggaaaaaaagtaATCGAGTTGTGAAAAAAGTACACTCAACCTCAAAAATATCAATTGGCCCCTTCTATTAATGAAAATCATCAATTGATCGGTTTGACCGTTATCCATACTGATGTGACTAACAAAAGTCACCATAAATTACCACGTATGATAGTATTTTTGATATGGCATGCCACatcggtaaataataaaaaactttgaaaaattaaaaataataaaaatattcataaatgaTTTCCAAAGTCATtctactaaaaattataaattataaaaaattatttaaaatatatgaaaattttaaagtcgtaaaactcaaaaatttatcatttattcttAGTGTACACATAGTAATAAATTAAGACTATGTTAGTACTtagagataaaatataaaattttgaaagatcataaattaaaattttaggctaAAACAGAAAAAGTTCAAAAAGTTATACAAAAGTAGGATTCCACGATGAATTGAAATATggacaaaatattttataattataaaaattcaaataatgtttaataaaattaagtttttaagtttttcatatttcaatttcttagataacttttacaatttttagtaattattaatattttaataattttaaactttttatagttttgaaCTCATCTCaaatgaatctagacaaatAATTGTCTAAATTTAACTGAATCAGGAGAACATTTTGTCCAAGTGCATTCTAAATACAGTTTTTCATTAGggtttttctgttttcttttatagttttttcattcttttgaattttcccatacttgattttaataattttctaagaattattaatatttttatagtttctAAAGAATTTAGTTTTGCATTCATCTAAAATGAACATGGACAATTAAGTGTCAATCATTTATCCAAATACATTCAACAtacacattattatttttaagataatttaaaatttttaaactatttacttttattttttctatgtgACACGTAACATTAATGTACTTGTCATGTCATAGCTTCCGATGACTTGCATCAACtacattaatacaattaacgatcaaatcaatcaattgaaaggtcaactaatattttattaaattcactcaaactcaattaactcaatttttcataaaaattaagattGATATTTTCACCCAAAACTTTTTTCTTCTTACCTTTTAGCCATGGTTATCATCAACAACTCACagtcattaatatatatatatatatatatatatatatatttaaccggttcttttatataatataaatatatattaatttctttcgttaccaaaattaaatatatcaattaagaTATATAAGGATGCAAATTTGTCTACGAAATATACGCTAAATAGAGATATTTGGAAGAATATGACACCTTGCGGGGATAGCTCAGTTGGGAGAGCGTCAGACTGAAGATCTGAAGGTCGCGTGTTCGATCCACGCTCACCGCAAAAattgttttgtgttctttggATTGATATGATAAAGaaacattattaatatgttaaaataaaaacattcattaatcTCTTTAGCTACATATATTATTGAGAAATGAAGTTCCAAATGATCAAATCTATAACTTTAaacttgttaaaaattaattttaaataattaaaccttaaaaagaaaagagaaaacaacaaaatggCGTCAACAGTGGACTGATAGTTGGTTCAAAGCTAGAAATGATTGGGTTTAAAATGGGTCCACTTTGCTGTTcattcatgttttttttatgtaaaacaaACCTTCAAGATAATCTCTATTCAGCAGActgtttgtaaatttttataatttaatatagttaaataaactttattttttattattctttgttACCATCCATTGTTCAACTTATTCTCTTTgtcattaaatttaacaaaaacccaacaaagagccattaaaatgatatataagtGAGCTTCCTTGGTTACTTGataagcaaataaaagagattattataataaaacgaTTGAGAATTTCAGCCAAGTTGAGGGagtatatttaatcattttctccTTGTAAGTATACATTTAAATGTAGACTTGTTTCAAAGCCTCGATAGTTAGAAGTCTTTGTTGATCTCTAAAACTGGCTACGTCCTTTCCTTATCAATAAAACCTTCTTTTAAATTGATGGGGAAGAAGacaagagagaaagagagggaAAATAAGAGgggaagaaaataataaataaagcgGTGAattcttttttaagttttgagtAAAATGGGTAATGAAATATTacttttcatcaaaaaatagCTTGAGAAAAATGATATAGTTTAGGTATCAATTTGCGAGTTAAGCCCTTTAAGAATTATTAATGTTacttatatcaaatttaataattctccataaaaaaaaattgtaactacacataaaaaattgtattttttcaaaacacaaCAACTGTACAAAACTTGCACCTCTAGAGATTTTTAAGGATTTGCTTGGATGAAAATTTTTTGTTGAGGCAATTTATGAGGAGTGCCAAAGGGTGTCTGGCACTACTCAAATTCATAACTTAGTTTATTTGTAAGCATGTTTGACCAAACTATCTTGGTTCTTTGTTTGAACCTTTTTAGAGATTTTGTTTAGACATAAGGAAATCAAACTACATAAACATATCGAGTATTTATTGTTTTTCTGCCTTGTTCATGCTCAATGCGTGAAGCAATTGACACTACTATTAAGCATTGCTTCTAGCTATGCTCAGTTTACTTGCAATTATTTTTCAGCactctcaattttaaaattttggagttttttttctaatatgctaatattttaaaaggCATGATTAATAGTGAGTTCAATTTGGTCAGTTTTTTACTTTTCCAAATCTTCcgtatttttcatattaattttaggctctgtttgattgacggaaatgattttccagaaaatcatttccaacttttccggTGTTTGTTTAGCGGAAAagattttccatttggaaaatcaacTCCAAAACACGGGTAAAATCAAAGCCAATTttcggaaaatgtcttaccgatttCTAAGCCATAAGacattttcctttctcttctaaGCAGTGGTTCTCCCTTCCTCAAAGCCTCCGCCTCTCCTCCTCATCTCTGCCTCGCTATCTCTGTCTCTCGCCATTTTCTCTCCAAATGCAACAAAAGCCAAAAGGTAAAGGAATGAAGCCACTCATGTATCCCTAGATTCACGCACTATTGCCTTATTTTTCCTTCGCTCAATTCCCCAACTTTCATACACGAattcttccttcttttttaGTCCTAGAGGATTTGCTTCATCCCTTGATCATCTCATTTGCTTTGGCTAACCTCCAATTTCCTACTAATCGTTGAgtgtttccttttcttctcgtAATCTTTAGTCGTCGTTTGCTTTGATCTCTCGTTAATTGCTCGAGCACTTGGTATCTtgaaattttgttcaaaatttacTGGATTTTTCTAGTACTTAAATCTTATTATCTCTTGATCTAAT
The nucleotide sequence above comes from Gossypium raimondii isolate GPD5lz chromosome 13, ASM2569854v1, whole genome shotgun sequence. Encoded proteins:
- the LOC105784082 gene encoding choline/ethanolaminephosphotransferase 1 isoform X1; the protein is MLFFLKITLTGFMFLVLSALLGYVYSPRLDSPPPRWVHLAHGLLLFLYQTFDAVDGKQARRTNSSSPLGELFDHGCDALACAFETMAFGSTAMCGGDSFWFWVISSIPFYGATWEHYFTNALILPVVNGPTEGLALIYGLHFMTAIVGAQWWAQPFQQSIPFLSWIPYVNELPTYKAAVYLLTPIAILPTVACNISNVHKVVKARKGSMLLALAMLYPFVVLMGGVLIWDHLSPSDVMGNYPHLVILGTGLAFGFLVGRMILAHLCDEPKGLKTNMCMSLLYLPLAIANALTARLNDGVPLVDEFLVLLGYCVFTGSLYCHFSTSVIHEITTALGIYCFRITRKEA
- the LOC105784082 gene encoding choline/ethanolaminephosphotransferase 1 isoform X4, with translation MVYSPRLDSPPPRWVHLAHGLLLFLYQTFDAVDGKQARRTNSSSPLGELFDHGCDALACAFETMAFGSTAMCGGDSFWFWVISSIPFYGATWEHYFTNALILPVVNGPTEGLALIYGLHFMTAIVGAQWWAQPFQQSIPFLSWIPYVNELPTYKAAVYLLTPIAILPTVACNISNVHKVVKARKGSMLLALAMLYPFVVLMGGVLIWDHLSPSDVMGNYPHLVILGTGLAFGFLVGRMILAHLCDEPKGLKTNMCMSLLYLPLAIANALTARLNDGVPLVDEFLVLLGYCVFTGSLYCHFSTSVIHEITTALGIYCFRITRKEA
- the LOC105784082 gene encoding choline/ethanolaminephosphotransferase 1 isoform X2; amino-acid sequence: MVHVLLLLSFHSVLLFVLLFQVYSPRLDSPPPRWVHLAHGLLLFLYQTFDAVDGKQARRTNSSSPLGELFDHGCDALACAFETMAFGSTAMCGGDSFWFWVISSIPFYGATWEHYFTNALILPVVNGPTEGLALIYGLHFMTAIVGAQWWAQPFQQSIPFLSWIPYVNELPTYKAAVYLLTPIAILPTVACNISNVHKVVKARKGSMLLALAMLYPFVVLMGGVLIWDHLSPSDVMGNYPHLVILGTGLAFGFLVGRMILAHLCDEPKGLKTNMCMSLLYLPLAIANALTARLNDGVPLVDEFLVLLGYCVFTGSLYCHFSTSVIHEITTALGIYCFRITRKEA
- the LOC105784082 gene encoding choline/ethanolaminephosphotransferase 1 isoform X3, yielding MFLVLSALLGYVYSPRLDSPPPRWVHLAHGLLLFLYQTFDAVDGKQARRTNSSSPLGELFDHGCDALACAFETMAFGSTAMCGGDSFWFWVISSIPFYGATWEHYFTNALILPVVNGPTEGLALIYGLHFMTAIVGAQWWAQPFQQSIPFLSWIPYVNELPTYKAAVYLLTPIAILPTVACNISNVHKVVKARKGSMLLALAMLYPFVVLMGGVLIWDHLSPSDVMGNYPHLVILGTGLAFGFLVGRMILAHLCDEPKGLKTNMCMSLLYLPLAIANALTARLNDGVPLVDEFLVLLGYCVFTGSLYCHFSTSVIHEITTALGIYCFRITRKEA
- the LOC105784082 gene encoding choline/ethanolaminephosphotransferase 1 isoform X5; the encoded protein is MGYIGAHGIAALHRYKYSGVDHSYLAKYVLQPFWNRFVNFFPLWMPPNMITLTGFMFLVLSALLGYVYSPRLDSPPPRWVHLAHGLLLFLYQTFDAVDGKQARRTNSSSPLGELFDHGCDALACAFETMAFGSTAMCGGDSFWFWVISSIPFYGATWEHYFTNALILPVVNGPTEGLALIYGLHFMTAIVGAQWWAQPFQQSIPFLSWIPYVNELPTYKAAVYLLTPIAILPTVACNISNVHKVVKARKGSMLLALAMLYPFVVLMGGVLIWDHLSPSDVMGNYPHLVILGTGLAFGFLVGRMILAHLCDEPKGLKTNMCMSLLYLPLAIANALTARLNDGVPLVDEFLVLLGYCVFTGSLYCHFSTSVIHEITTALGIYCFRITRKEA